A portion of the Algisphaera agarilytica genome contains these proteins:
- a CDS encoding alkaline phosphatase PhoX → MQEPEVSRRQFMQAAAAVSAGFVGLSRVGQAAAGEAAGQAFGYGPLVPDPQGVIDLPEGFSYRVIARLGQEMDDGLFVPGKPDGSAAFAVPGGKPEETILIVNHEVDPRRYRMGPFGWSLEKMTQIDKTKVYDYGKGRNPGLGGTSTHVYNTKTGNVSVRYMSLIGTERNCAGGPTPWGSWISCEETVTRAGGVIEKDHGYNFEVPASVNVGAVDPVPLTDMGRMNHEAVAVDPATGIVYQTEDRQDGCIYRFIPNTPGKLQDGGRLQALMVRDQPSLDTRNWLEAISEEEAKGYTSSASFTAMDAAAGSSVRIPLLEPMEVTWIDVEDVTSPGDDLRHQVFANGGARFARGEGMWWGRQSVFFACTTGGVNRKGQVWRYVPSRVEGQPEEERFPGKLELFLEPNDHELVENCDNVTVAPWGDLVLSEDAKTKNDLVGVTPHGEVYKLARNLLSHSEFAGSCFSPDGTTLFTNVQADGITLAITGPWRT, encoded by the coding sequence ATGCAAGAACCAGAAGTATCTCGTCGCCAATTCATGCAGGCCGCCGCGGCGGTGTCTGCCGGGTTTGTGGGTTTGAGCCGGGTGGGGCAGGCCGCGGCCGGGGAGGCGGCGGGGCAGGCGTTTGGGTACGGGCCGTTGGTGCCCGACCCGCAGGGGGTGATCGATCTGCCCGAGGGGTTTTCGTATCGCGTAATCGCCCGCCTCGGCCAGGAGATGGACGACGGGCTCTTTGTCCCCGGCAAGCCCGACGGCTCGGCGGCGTTCGCGGTGCCCGGCGGCAAGCCCGAGGAAACCATCCTCATCGTCAACCACGAGGTCGACCCGCGTCGCTACCGCATGGGCCCGTTCGGCTGGTCGCTCGAGAAGATGACGCAGATCGACAAGACCAAGGTGTACGACTACGGCAAGGGGCGCAACCCCGGGCTCGGCGGGACCAGCACCCACGTCTACAACACCAAGACCGGCAACGTGTCGGTGCGGTACATGTCGCTGATCGGCACCGAGCGCAACTGCGCGGGCGGGCCAACGCCCTGGGGCTCTTGGATCAGCTGCGAGGAAACGGTCACGCGGGCCGGCGGCGTGATCGAGAAGGACCACGGTTACAACTTCGAGGTGCCCGCGTCGGTGAACGTCGGCGCGGTGGACCCGGTGCCGCTGACCGACATGGGCCGGATGAACCACGAGGCGGTTGCGGTCGATCCGGCGACGGGCATCGTCTACCAGACCGAAGACCGGCAAGACGGTTGCATCTACCGCTTCATCCCCAACACGCCCGGCAAGCTGCAAGACGGCGGTCGGCTGCAGGCGCTGATGGTGCGTGACCAGCCGAGCCTGGACACCCGCAACTGGCTCGAGGCGATCAGCGAGGAGGAAGCCAAGGGTTACACGTCGTCGGCGTCGTTCACCGCGATGGACGCCGCGGCGGGGAGCTCGGTGCGTATCCCGCTACTCGAGCCGATGGAGGTGACCTGGATCGATGTCGAAGACGTGACCTCGCCGGGCGACGACCTCCGCCACCAGGTGTTCGCGAATGGCGGGGCACGGTTTGCCCGCGGCGAGGGCATGTGGTGGGGCCGGCAGAGCGTGTTCTTCGCCTGCACCACCGGCGGGGTGAACCGCAAGGGCCAGGTCTGGCGTTACGTGCCCAGCCGGGTCGAGGGCCAGCCCGAGGAAGAACGCTTCCCCGGCAAGCTGGAGCTGTTCCTCGAGCCGAACGACCACGAGCTGGTGGAGAACTGTGACAACGTGACCGTCGCGCCGTGGGGCGACCTGGTGCTGAGCGAAGACGCGAAGACGAAGAACGACCTGGTCGGCGTGACGCCCCACGGCGAGGTGTACAAGCTCGCGCGGAACTTGCTGAGCCACAGCGAATTTGCCGGCAGCTGTTTCAGCCCGGACGGCACGACGCTGTTTACCAATGTGCAGGCGGACGGGATCACGTTGGCGATCACCGGGCCGTGGCGGACGTGA
- the ccoS gene encoding cbb3-type cytochrome oxidase assembly protein CcoS, translating into MSVIYLMIPLAIVLAAAALWGFIWSVKKGQLDDLDTPPKRMLFDDED; encoded by the coding sequence ATGTCCGTGATCTACCTGATGATCCCGCTGGCCATCGTCCTCGCCGCCGCCGCGTTGTGGGGGTTCATCTGGTCGGTCAAGAAGGGCCAACTCGACGACCTCGACACGCCGCCGAAGCGGATGCTCTTCGACGACGAAGACTAG
- a CDS encoding heavy metal translocating P-type ATPase, giving the protein MSTLASPPTPSSLSTSATELAQEVACDHCGLPVPDGLQVAGAEQQFCCSGCASVYRMIHGCDLGRYYELRDALPADRQGPLAEPASNRYTTFDDPAFLDTHAQPLTDGLMQIDLRLSGVYCAACVWLIERLPRVCPGVIEARLSLRQTVARITWDPTQVALSQVALAIHRLGYPPHPAGEADARTARLEGERKMLIRVGVAGVCAGNTMLLAVALYMGLIDGMADEFQTFLRWVSLGLGAISLCWPGALFFRGAWAGLRTRHVTLDLPIALALGVGGIAGMFNVVLGRGEVYFDSLCVLVFLLLVGRYLQMRQQRRTTDAVTLMQSLTPVGCAVWRGGEWVELPLEAITPGDRVRVPSNERLPVDGVIVAGQSSIDTASLTGESRPTSIGIGDEVFAGSQNVGAAIEIDVQAVGTETRLARLMEDAAAGVAAKPTIVRLADRIAGVFTVCVIVLAAAVFSGWWAAVGLEPAINHAVALLIVACPCALGLATPLTLALGIGVAARRDILVKDVAVFEKLAKVLPDRPGVLALDKTGTLTRGELRVVAWVGDDDAALQADVGNAERDARHPVGRALREAYAAESVDDLVPFTHIVEDPRGGLIAEREGSTLRLGNARFLAAHNLTIDQHWIGRAAPYQQHGASLVWVAVNDHIAAFVALEDTLRDDSPAATHDLAEQGWSSAILSGDLTPAVRRVADHLHTHEQHVHAELAPEDKTQLVERYREPGQTVLMVGDGVNDAAALAAADVGLAVQGGAEAAMAVADAYTARPGLRPVVELVALSKYTVRLIRQNLWVSLGYNATAVALAAAGLLTPWIAAILMPISSLTVLSLAVSRLSRWKGSPSCP; this is encoded by the coding sequence GTGAGCACCCTCGCGTCCCCGCCAACCCCTTCGTCTCTCTCCACGTCGGCCACCGAGCTCGCCCAGGAAGTCGCTTGCGACCACTGCGGCCTGCCGGTGCCCGACGGCCTCCAGGTCGCGGGCGCGGAGCAGCAGTTCTGCTGTTCGGGCTGCGCCAGCGTGTATCGGATGATCCACGGCTGCGACCTCGGGCGCTATTACGAACTGCGCGATGCACTGCCCGCCGACCGTCAGGGGCCTCTGGCCGAGCCCGCGTCCAATCGCTACACCACGTTCGACGACCCCGCGTTTCTCGACACCCACGCACAGCCGCTGACCGATGGGCTCATGCAGATCGACCTGCGTCTGTCGGGCGTGTACTGCGCTGCCTGCGTCTGGCTCATCGAACGCCTGCCCCGCGTCTGCCCCGGGGTGATCGAAGCCCGCCTGAGTCTCCGCCAAACCGTCGCACGCATCACCTGGGACCCCACGCAAGTCGCCTTGTCACAAGTCGCGCTGGCGATCCACCGCCTGGGCTACCCGCCCCACCCCGCGGGCGAAGCCGATGCCCGGACCGCGCGTCTCGAGGGCGAGCGCAAGATGCTCATCCGCGTTGGCGTCGCGGGGGTGTGCGCCGGCAACACGATGCTGTTGGCGGTGGCGTTGTACATGGGGCTGATCGACGGCATGGCCGACGAGTTCCAGACCTTCTTACGCTGGGTCAGCCTCGGGCTCGGGGCGATTTCGTTGTGCTGGCCCGGGGCATTGTTTTTCCGAGGCGCGTGGGCGGGGCTGCGCACGCGACACGTCACGCTGGACCTGCCCATCGCGCTGGCCCTGGGCGTCGGCGGGATCGCGGGGATGTTCAACGTCGTCCTCGGCCGGGGCGAGGTGTACTTCGACTCGCTGTGCGTGCTGGTTTTTCTCCTGCTCGTGGGGCGTTATCTGCAGATGCGGCAGCAACGCCGAACAACCGACGCGGTGACGCTCATGCAGTCACTCACGCCCGTGGGCTGCGCGGTGTGGCGCGGCGGCGAGTGGGTCGAGCTGCCCCTCGAAGCGATCACGCCCGGCGACCGGGTGCGTGTGCCCAGCAACGAACGCCTGCCCGTGGACGGCGTCATCGTGGCGGGGCAATCCTCCATCGACACCGCCTCGCTCACCGGCGAGTCACGCCCGACTTCCATCGGTATTGGCGACGAGGTCTTCGCGGGCTCGCAGAACGTCGGCGCTGCGATCGAGATCGACGTGCAAGCCGTGGGAACCGAGACACGCCTGGCCCGGCTGATGGAAGACGCCGCGGCGGGTGTGGCGGCCAAGCCCACGATCGTGCGCCTCGCCGACCGCATCGCGGGGGTATTTACCGTGTGTGTCATCGTGCTCGCCGCCGCCGTCTTCAGCGGGTGGTGGGCGGCCGTCGGCCTCGAACCCGCGATCAACCACGCGGTGGCACTGCTGATCGTGGCGTGCCCGTGTGCGCTGGGCCTGGCGACACCGTTGACGCTCGCACTGGGCATCGGCGTCGCGGCACGGCGGGACATCCTCGTCAAAGACGTCGCGGTGTTCGAGAAACTCGCCAAGGTCCTACCCGACCGCCCAGGCGTCCTCGCCCTCGACAAAACCGGCACCCTCACCCGCGGTGAACTCCGCGTCGTCGCCTGGGTGGGCGACGATGACGCAGCACTGCAAGCCGACGTCGGCAACGCCGAACGCGACGCCCGCCACCCCGTCGGCCGGGCACTGCGCGAAGCCTACGCCGCTGAATCTGTCGACGACCTCGTCCCTTTCACCCACATCGTCGAAGACCCGCGTGGCGGCCTGATCGCCGAACGCGAAGGCTCCACACTGCGCCTCGGCAACGCCCGCTTCCTCGCCGCCCACAACCTCACCATCGACCAACACTGGATCGGCCGCGCCGCCCCGTATCAACAACACGGCGCGTCACTGGTGTGGGTCGCCGTGAATGACCACATCGCGGCATTCGTTGCCTTGGAAGACACGTTGCGTGACGACAGCCCCGCCGCGACGCACGACCTCGCCGAGCAAGGCTGGTCCTCGGCCATCCTCTCGGGCGACCTCACGCCCGCCGTCCGCCGCGTCGCGGATCATTTGCACACCCACGAACAACACGTCCACGCCGAACTCGCCCCCGAAGACAAAACGCAGCTCGTCGAGCGTTACCGCGAACCTGGCCAGACCGTGCTCATGGTGGGGGACGGAGTGAACGACGCCGCCGCACTCGCCGCCGCCGACGTGGGGCTGGCCGTGCAAGGCGGAGCCGAGGCCGCGATGGCCGTCGCCGATGCGTACACCGCCCGCCCCGGACTACGGCCCGTCGTCGAACTCGTCGCCCTGAGCAAATACACCGTCCGCCTCATCCGGCAGAACCTCTGGGTGTCGCTGGGCTACAACGCCACGGCCGTGGCCCTCGCCGCAGCGGGCTTGCTCACGCCTTGGATCGCGGCGATCCTGATGCCGATCAGCTCGCTGACCGTGCTCAGCCTGGCCGTGTCACGCCTGAGTCGATGGAAAGGATCGCCGTCATGTCCGTGA
- a CDS encoding sulfite exporter TauE/SafE family protein, which produces MITTLVIAVFLASVLGSLHCVGMCGAFLALAFTDVPESGRWRVSVAYHGGRLVSYTALGVAAGTAGSLLDLGGTLAGINQIALPLAGITVIVFGVVGLLRQRGVSIQRFHLPPAWSGRVHRLQSLAIQMPSTQRAAAIGMLTTLLPCGWLYAFAATAGGTASPLLGGLVMVVFWSGTLPALVSCGVGVQALAGRFGKRLPELTCVALIVFGGLAVFSRSQFDIPDLTSQAWAAHGQTASALASQSEGETSSITLDPQTGLLIEPNELRCHGSSTREAQP; this is translated from the coding sequence GTGATCACCACGCTGGTCATCGCGGTCTTCCTGGCCAGTGTGCTGGGCTCCCTGCACTGCGTGGGCATGTGCGGGGCTTTTCTTGCGCTCGCCTTCACCGACGTCCCCGAGTCGGGGCGGTGGCGGGTGTCCGTGGCGTATCACGGTGGACGTCTCGTGTCGTACACCGCCCTCGGCGTCGCGGCGGGCACGGCGGGGTCGCTGCTCGACCTCGGCGGCACCCTCGCGGGCATCAACCAGATCGCCCTGCCCCTCGCGGGCATCACCGTGATCGTCTTCGGCGTCGTCGGCCTGCTCCGGCAACGCGGCGTGTCGATCCAACGCTTCCATCTGCCCCCCGCGTGGTCGGGACGCGTGCATCGGCTGCAGAGCCTGGCCATCCAGATGCCCTCGACCCAACGCGCCGCGGCCATCGGCATGCTCACCACCCTGCTGCCCTGCGGCTGGCTCTACGCCTTCGCCGCCACCGCGGGCGGCACCGCCAGCCCGCTGCTCGGCGGACTCGTCATGGTCGTGTTCTGGAGCGGCACTCTGCCCGCGCTCGTGTCGTGCGGCGTGGGCGTTCAAGCGTTGGCGGGGCGCTTCGGCAAACGACTACCCGAGTTGACCTGTGTCGCGTTGATCGTGTTCGGCGGCCTCGCGGTGTTCAGCCGATCGCAGTTCGACATCCCCGACCTCACCAGCCAGGCCTGGGCCGCCCACGGGCAGACCGCCAGCGCTTTGGCTTCGCAAAGCGAAGGCGAGACATCTTCCATCACGCTCGACCCGCAAACCGGATTGCTCATCGAACCCAATGAATTGCGATGCCACGGCAGCTCCACCCGGGAGGCGCAGCCGTGA
- a CDS encoding FixH family protein — MNETTPSNAASIKGRVRWPLIVVGLLAGHATLIITAVTFAVGGSGRGVVSDYYTKAVDFDQHKAELAASAELGWEVRLTPGSLVDEQGQRLITATLSDASDLPMDGATINLRLTRLADGRVIETEFLPNADRAGAYQTAADCPAPGWYVADLVVEHDGQRFIQKHEIQARGGVALFTEDGA; from the coding sequence ATGAATGAGACCACCCCTTCCAACGCTGCATCCATCAAGGGCCGTGTCCGCTGGCCGCTGATCGTGGTCGGCCTTCTCGCGGGCCACGCAACGCTGATCATCACCGCAGTCACCTTCGCGGTGGGCGGCTCGGGCCGGGGTGTGGTGTCGGACTACTACACCAAGGCCGTGGACTTCGATCAGCACAAGGCCGAGCTCGCCGCCAGCGCCGAACTGGGTTGGGAAGTGAGGCTCACGCCCGGCTCGTTGGTCGATGAGCAGGGCCAACGCCTGATCACCGCCACGCTGTCCGACGCGTCTGACTTGCCGATGGATGGCGCCACGATCAACCTCCGCCTCACGCGCCTCGCCGACGGCCGCGTGATCGAGACCGAATTCCTGCCCAACGCGGATCGAGCCGGTGCATACCAAACGGCGGCAGATTGCCCCGCCCCGGGCTGGTACGTGGCCGACCTCGTGGTTGAACACGACGGCCAACGCTTCATCCAGAAGCATGAAATCCAGGCCCGCGGTGGAGTCGCCCTCTTCACGGAGGACGGTGCGTGA
- the ccoG gene encoding cytochrome c oxidase accessory protein CcoG: MATSNENLLNPEERVLSTLEADGKRRWLHPRLSKGKHWQRRRLMAYGLIAFFTIVPWLRWNGQPLILLDIPNRKFLILGTTFLPTDTLPLALAILIIFLTIFFLTAVLGRVWCGWGCPQTVYMEFVFRPIERLLHGRKGVGGKPRKSIAPWRTVLKYVIFLVICAHLTNTFLAYFIGTDKLTQWIWTSAPWEHPGPFFLFVGITAFMMFDFAYWREQLCIIGCPYGRFQSVMLDRQSLIISYDPQRGEPRGKPRKAKRGQDVALPVVGDCVDCNQCVDVCPTGIDIRDGLQLECINCAQCIDACNDVMARFDRPLGLIRYGSQDAIDRKPTRILRLRVVLYPIAICLLLTGLLVFLLNKPTSDIEVLRTLGRPFSVTPEGLVDNTLRVKITNRTDETRDYRFAMPALAEAQVITGQDTLTLEPGDTLTQPIRVVLPFESFRGGRLQATLQITDDQDTAFDHKLTLQGPTAKPGTSTRPPTHENNDE; the protein is encoded by the coding sequence ATGGCCACCTCCAACGAAAACCTGCTGAACCCCGAAGAGCGGGTCCTCTCCACGCTGGAGGCCGACGGCAAACGCAGGTGGCTCCACCCGCGTCTATCCAAGGGCAAGCACTGGCAACGCCGACGCCTCATGGCCTACGGCCTGATCGCTTTCTTCACCATCGTCCCCTGGCTTCGGTGGAACGGCCAGCCGCTGATCCTGCTCGACATCCCCAACCGCAAGTTCCTGATCCTCGGCACCACGTTCCTGCCCACCGACACGCTGCCGCTCGCGCTCGCGATCCTCATCATCTTCCTGACGATCTTCTTCCTCACCGCGGTGCTCGGCCGGGTGTGGTGCGGGTGGGGCTGCCCGCAGACGGTGTACATGGAATTCGTCTTCCGCCCCATCGAGCGCCTGCTGCACGGCCGTAAGGGCGTCGGCGGCAAACCGCGAAAGTCCATCGCGCCGTGGCGCACCGTGCTCAAGTACGTGATCTTCCTGGTGATCTGCGCGCACCTGACCAACACGTTCCTGGCCTACTTCATCGGCACTGACAAACTCACGCAGTGGATCTGGACCAGCGCCCCGTGGGAACACCCTGGGCCGTTCTTCCTGTTTGTGGGCATCACCGCGTTCATGATGTTCGACTTCGCGTATTGGCGCGAACAGCTCTGCATCATCGGCTGCCCCTACGGCCGGTTCCAGAGCGTCATGCTCGACCGCCAGTCGCTGATCATCAGCTACGACCCGCAGCGCGGCGAGCCCCGCGGCAAGCCGCGCAAAGCCAAACGCGGCCAGGACGTCGCGCTCCCCGTCGTCGGCGACTGCGTCGACTGCAACCAGTGCGTCGACGTCTGCCCCACCGGCATCGACATCCGCGACGGTCTGCAACTCGAATGCATTAACTGCGCCCAGTGCATCGACGCCTGCAACGACGTGATGGCCCGCTTCGATCGCCCGCTGGGCCTGATCCGCTACGGCTCGCAGGACGCCATCGACCGCAAACCCACGCGCATCCTGCGCCTGCGCGTCGTGCTGTACCCGATCGCCATCTGCCTGCTACTGACCGGGCTGTTGGTGTTCCTGTTGAACAAGCCCACGTCGGATATCGAGGTGCTGCGCACGCTCGGCCGGCCGTTCTCCGTGACGCCCGAGGGGCTGGTCGACAACACGCTGCGGGTGAAGATCACCAACCGCACCGACGAAACGCGCGACTACCGCTTCGCCATGCCCGCACTCGCCGAGGCCCAGGTCATCACCGGCCAGGACACCCTCACCCTCGAGCCCGGGGACACCCTCACCCAACCGATCCGCGTGGTGCTGCCCTTCGAATCGTTCCGCGGCGGCCGACTCCAAGCCACCCTGCAGATCACCGACGACCAAGACACCGCCTTCGACCACAAGCTGACGCTGCAGGGCCCGACCGCCAAACCAGGCACATCCACCCGCCCACCAACCCACGAGAACAACGATGAATGA
- a CDS encoding cbb3-type cytochrome c oxidase N-terminal domain-containing protein, which yields MPETKPESEAGHIPDDPLTGHNYDGIQEYDNPTPGWWTWLFVASIFFAPLYLIVAAGVPTLFGYEESYEAAQTAALMEQFATLGELSPDEATLARFAHNPTPDDAKWLGAGQSIYVANCAACHGGNGAGVSGPNLTDDHYLNIKDALGIINVINKGANNGAMPAWENKLQPNEIVLVSAYVASLRGQNLPSPRVPEGEVIPPFFSEQ from the coding sequence ATGCCCGAAACCAAACCCGAATCCGAAGCCGGCCACATCCCCGACGATCCCTTAACCGGCCACAACTACGACGGCATCCAGGAATACGACAACCCCACCCCGGGGTGGTGGACCTGGCTCTTCGTGGCCTCCATCTTCTTCGCCCCGCTCTACCTGATCGTAGCTGCGGGCGTCCCGACCCTCTTCGGCTACGAAGAGTCCTACGAGGCCGCCCAGACCGCAGCGCTCATGGAGCAGTTTGCCACGCTCGGCGAGCTCTCGCCCGACGAAGCGACCCTCGCACGCTTCGCGCACAACCCCACCCCCGACGACGCCAAGTGGCTCGGAGCCGGGCAATCCATCTACGTCGCCAACTGCGCCGCCTGCCACGGCGGCAACGGCGCGGGTGTCTCCGGGCCCAACCTCACCGACGACCACTACCTCAACATCAAAGACGCCTTGGGCATCATCAACGTGATCAACAAGGGCGCGAACAACGGCGCGATGCCCGCCTGGGAAAACAAGCTCCAGCCCAACGAGATCGTGCTGGTCAGCGCTTACGTCGCCTCGCTCCGCGGCCAGAACCTGCCCAGCCCCCGCGTCCCCGAGGGCGAAGTCATCCCGCCGTTCTTCAGCGAACAGTGA
- a CDS encoding CcoQ/FixQ family Cbb3-type cytochrome c oxidase assembly chaperone, with translation MGKFKEIFESTSADAFSSIALVIFVAVFLLVTVWVLTRKKKTVDRWASMPLHDDPDDIVDDRSQPKPQD, from the coding sequence ATGGGAAAGTTCAAAGAGATCTTCGAGTCGACCTCGGCCGACGCCTTTTCCAGCATCGCGCTGGTCATCTTCGTCGCCGTGTTTCTCCTCGTGACCGTGTGGGTGCTGACCCGCAAGAAGAAGACCGTGGACCGCTGGGCGTCGATGCCCCTGCACGATGACCCCGACGACATCGTCGACGACCGTTCCCAACCCAAACCCCAAGACTGA
- the ccoN gene encoding cytochrome-c oxidase, cbb3-type subunit I, with protein sequence MNTLAPETPAENPEPRIDKGHLDRFAYNDKIVRMFLWATMLWGLVAFLIGLILAVELPVPQLNGGIEYITFGRLRPLHTNAAIFAFAGNAIFAAIYYSTQRLCKARMWSDLLGKLHFWGWQLIIVSAAVTLPLGITQGKEYAELEWPIDIAIAVVWAGFFGGNFFMTLIKRRERHMYVALWFYIATIVTVAILHIFNNLWVPLVAWGMPGNPLSVLKSYPIYAGVQDAMMQWWYGHNAVAFFLTTPFLGLMYYFLPKAAQRPVFSYRLSILHFWSLVFIYIWAGPHHLHYTALPEWASSLGMVFSLMLWMPSWGGMINGLLTLRGAWHKVTSDPILKFFVVGITFYGMATFEGPMLSIKAVNSLSHYNDWGIGHVHSGALGWNGFMVFGMVYWLAPKLFQTKAIDVKLANLHFWLATVGILLYVISMYVAGLTQGLMWRAMTPEGQLAYPDFVETTTKIIPFYWIRVGGGLLYLGGAVVGTYALYKAWKQRPEKYDEPVIEAAPLSKEFEREVKPVSTLDGVVPIAQKLDVWKTMWWHRTWERMPVKFTVLVIVAVVVASLFEIIPTFVIRSNVPTIASVTPYTPLELAGRDIYVAEGCYNCHSQMIRPILSETKRYGDYSKPGESVYDHPFQWGSRRIGPDLAREGGIRTHSWHIAHLDNPRMVPGSIMPAYPWLMKKKIDFKSIPLRMKANRAVGVPYTDEQIASAIEDAKKQAQEMHEIFLDQNVGPYVSNKGEGEPIDLSDRQAIALVAYLQRLGTDLTKPAPAPAEEEAPATEEETVSAEPAEQLSEAN encoded by the coding sequence ATGAACACGCTTGCCCCGGAAACCCCGGCCGAGAACCCCGAGCCCCGAATCGATAAAGGACATCTAGATCGATTTGCCTATAACGACAAAATCGTTCGCATGTTCCTCTGGGCCACCATGCTCTGGGGGCTGGTCGCCTTCCTCATCGGCCTGATCCTCGCGGTCGAGCTCCCCGTCCCCCAGCTCAACGGCGGCATCGAGTACATCACCTTCGGCCGGCTGCGTCCGTTGCACACCAACGCCGCGATCTTCGCCTTCGCGGGCAACGCCATCTTCGCGGCGATCTACTACTCGACCCAGCGCCTCTGCAAGGCCCGCATGTGGTCGGACCTCCTGGGCAAGCTCCACTTCTGGGGTTGGCAGCTCATCATCGTGAGTGCCGCGGTCACGCTGCCGCTGGGCATCACCCAGGGCAAGGAATACGCCGAGCTCGAGTGGCCGATCGACATCGCGATTGCCGTGGTCTGGGCGGGCTTCTTCGGCGGCAACTTCTTCATGACGCTGATCAAGCGGCGTGAGCGGCACATGTACGTCGCGCTTTGGTTCTACATCGCCACGATCGTCACCGTCGCCATCCTCCACATCTTCAACAACCTCTGGGTCCCGCTCGTCGCGTGGGGAATGCCCGGCAACCCGTTGAGCGTGCTTAAGAGCTACCCGATCTACGCGGGGGTCCAGGACGCGATGATGCAGTGGTGGTACGGCCACAACGCCGTAGCGTTCTTCCTCACGACGCCGTTCTTGGGGCTGATGTACTACTTCCTGCCGAAGGCGGCGCAGCGGCCGGTGTTCTCGTACCGCCTCTCGATCCTGCACTTCTGGTCGCTGGTGTTCATCTACATCTGGGCCGGCCCTCACCACCTGCACTACACCGCCCTGCCCGAGTGGGCGTCGTCGCTGGGCATGGTCTTTAGCCTCATGCTCTGGATGCCCTCGTGGGGCGGCATGATCAACGGCCTGCTCACCCTCCGCGGGGCGTGGCACAAGGTCACCTCCGACCCGATCCTCAAGTTCTTCGTCGTCGGCATCACCTTCTACGGCATGGCGACCTTCGAGGGCCCGATGCTCTCGATCAAAGCCGTGAACTCCCTGTCGCACTACAACGACTGGGGCATCGGCCACGTCCACTCCGGCGCCCTGGGCTGGAACGGCTTCATGGTCTTCGGCATGGTGTACTGGCTCGCCCCCAAGCTGTTCCAAACCAAGGCCATCGACGTCAAGCTCGCCAACCTGCACTTCTGGCTGGCGACCGTCGGCATCCTGCTCTACGTCATCTCGATGTACGTCGCGGGCCTGACCCAGGGCCTGATGTGGCGGGCCATGACCCCCGAAGGCCAGCTCGCCTACCCCGACTTCGTCGAGACCACCACGAAGATCATCCCGTTCTACTGGATCCGCGTCGGCGGCGGCCTGCTCTACCTCGGCGGTGCGGTGGTCGGCACGTACGCCCTGTACAAAGCCTGGAAGCAGCGCCCCGAGAAGTACGACGAGCCGGTGATCGAAGCCGCCCCGCTCTCCAAGGAGTTCGAGCGTGAGGTCAAGCCCGTGTCGACGCTCGACGGTGTCGTGCCCATCGCCCAGAAGCTCGACGTGTGGAAGACCATGTGGTGGCACCGCACCTGGGAACGCATGCCCGTGAAGTTCACGGTGCTGGTGATCGTGGCGGTGGTGGTGGCCTCGCTGTTCGAGATCATCCCGACGTTCGTGATCCGGTCCAACGTGCCCACGATCGCCTCGGTCACGCCCTACACCCCGCTGGAGCTGGCCGGCCGCGACATCTACGTCGCCGAGGGCTGCTACAACTGCCACTCGCAGATGATCCGCCCGATCCTCAGCGAGACCAAACGCTACGGCGACTACTCCAAGCCCGGCGAATCCGTCTACGACCACCCCTTCCAGTGGGGCAGCCGACGCATCGGCCCCGACCTGGCCCGTGAGGGCGGCATCCGGACCCACTCCTGGCACATCGCCCACCTCGACAACCCACGCATGGTGCCCGGCTCGATCATGCCCGCCTACCCGTGGCTGATGAAAAAGAAGATCGACTTCAAGTCCATCCCCTTGCGGATGAAGGCCAACCGCGCCGTCGGCGTGCCCTACACCGACGAGCAGATCGCCTCGGCCATCGAAGACGCCAAGAAGCAGGCCCAGGAGATGCACGAGATCTTCCTCGATCAGAACGTCGGCCCCTACGTCTCCAACAAAGGCGAAGGCGAACCGATCGACCTTTCTGACCGTCAGGCCATCGCCCTGGTCGCCTACCTGCAGCGGCTCGGCACCGACCTGACCAAGCCCGCCCCCGCCCCGGCCGAGGAAGAAGCCCCCGCGACCGAAGAAGAAACCGTTTCGGCTGAACCCGCCGAACAGCTCTCGGAGGCCAACTAA